Part of the Luteolibacter rhizosphaerae genome, CACGAGGATGAAGCTGGCAAGCACGACGCAGCCGACGGCATTGACGATGGGCAGGGTGCGGGCGGGGATCACCGGGGATTTTTCGTTTCGAAGCTAACCTTGTCGATTCCCGCGGCGCGGACGGCGTCCATGATGGAGAGGACCTGATGGTGCAGGCAGTTCTGATCGGCGGCGATCATCACGCGGGTGTCTTCATTCGGCGGCAGCGCCTTGAGTCGCTCGGTCACTTCCGAGGGTGTCACGATCTTGGTATCCCAAGTGACGACGCCATGTTCGTCCACGGCGAGGTGGAGCGGCGGGGCCTTCTGCTGCTTGTCCGAAGTGGCCATGGTGGGCAGCTTCAGGTTCACGCGATGGACCTGCGTCATGGTCAGGCTGACCATCATGAAGCTGGCGAGCAGGAAGAACATGATGTCGATCAGCGGCACGATCTCGATGCGCGCTTCGTCCTCGTGGTCCTCGCCACTACCTCCCTGGAGTTTGACCGGCATCGCTGTGTCTTAGCGCTTGGTGTGGCGGCTGGTGGCGAAGTCCTCGAGATCGTGACCGTGGGCCTTGGCGGACTGCACCAGCAGTTCGGCGTGGTTGATCCAGCGTTCGAAGGCACCGCGGAAAGCGGAGACGCGCTTGCGGAAATAGTTATAGGGCAGCAGGCAACCGATGGCGATGCCGAGGCCGGCGGCCGTGGCGATGAGCGCCTCGGCGATACCACCGGTAACCTTGGTCACGCCCAGCTCTTCATCGCCAAGGGTGGCGAAGGAGCCCATGAGACCGACGACGGTGCCGAGCAGGCCGAGCAGGGGAGCCAAGGTGATGATGGTGCCGAGGATCCACATGCGGGCCTCCGACTTCTCGATCCACTGGGTGGCGTGCAGGTGCATCGCGGCCAGCATGGAGGTGTGCGCGTGCGACATGCCCTCGTTCAGATTCGTCAGGAAGGGATCGCTACCCTGCGAGCCGATCTGCCAAGCGGCATCGAAGTTGCCGGTGCCGAGGGCTTCACGGGCTTGCTCCTGCGCATCCGGGCGCAGCGAGCGCTTGAGGGCGATCCACCAGACGGTGCGCTCGATGAGAACGGTAATGGCCAGGAACAAGGTGGCAGCAACGGGCCACATGACCCAGCCGCCCTCATGAAACAATTTGAGGACGATATTGGCGGACAGCATGAATCAATTGGTCAACTTGAAGGTGAAACTCTGGGTCTTCGTCGCGCGTGGACCGGGAGGAACCCTGAAGGTCCGGGCATTCGCCATGGCGGCTTCATTCAGGGCGGAATAAGGCGTGGCCCTGACGATGCGCGCATTCACCATGTGCCCCCCTTCGTCGAAGCTGAGCGAGATCAGGACGGTGCCTTCCTGTTTGGAGCGCCGGGCGGTTTCGGGGAAACGGAGCGGGCGTCTCTTCAGCTTCGCCCAGCGGTCACTGCCGACCTGGCTGTTGCCGGAACCGCGTGCAGTACCGGCACCTTCGCCTGTGCCGCTCCCGGCAGGACCGCTGCGGCGGGCGGTTGTTTGCTTGCGGGTCGCGGGCTTTGGTTGATCCGAAGTGGTCCGCTTGGCCACGGTCGGCTGGGGCTTCGGCTTGATCTCGCCATCTGCCTTCACCGGCAGCTCGGGGATATCGGGCAGAGGTTCGAGCTCGGCCACTTCGGGGATCTCCGGAAGCTCGGGAACCTCCGGGATTTCCTCCGGCTCCGGAAGTTCTTCTTGAGGGACATCTTCCTCGCTCACCGCAGCATCTTCCGGAGCAGCGGGAGGAGCGGAGCCCATCTCCTCGTCCAAGAACGCGAGCTCGATCTCGGCGGGCTTTGCCTCGTTCAGCTTCGGCAGGCGCTCGTGGACCTTGATCGCGACTGCCACCGTGCTGGCACCGGATACCGTGATCCAAGTGGCCAAGGTGCCAATGTTGACGGCGTAGAGGAGCGGGGACACGGCGGGAAAGTCGTTGTTGAGAATCAATCTCAGGTGGGCGGAGTGAATGACTGAAGGACCCGAGTGTCAAAAACGAAATTCTCTCCAAGAGTCTTAGTTGAGTTTTTACCGAGCCCATCACGGGTGCGGTGCCTAGCCGAAGCACTGTCGCGAGCGGGGAATGAGATGATTTTGTCAGACAGATTTTCCTGATATTCAGGGCTTTCTCTGACGGGGAAAGCAATTTTCTTGGCGGGAATGTCACCTGAAAATCGGATTGTGAGAGGACCCCCGGTCCGGAACCCAACCATCACACCATGAGACCCTCCAGCCTCGGCGCACTCCTCTGTGCTTCCCTCATCCTCCCGGCCTCCTCCGCCGTCGTTTTCTCCGACGATTTCAGCGAGGCCAACGGCACCGCAATCATCGGCAAGGCACCCGATGTCGGGAATGCCTGGACGGGCAATGCTCCCGGCATCACCGCGGGATCCTTCAATACCACCGGGGCCGGCCGCGAAGCCTATGCCACCTTCACCGGAGCCTTGGGTGCCGGTCAGGTTTTGACGCTTTCCTACGAGACCCTCTCGCTGCCGAACTTCTTCAGCGGCGGCTATGCCGGAGTGAGCCTCTACACTGCGGGCAGCGAGCGGCTCTTCACCGGTGATGCGGGCGGATCCGGAGGCAATGTGTTCTGGGCCGTGGATGGCAACGCTTTCGGTCTCAACCTGAGCAACGACAACACGGCAGCCACCTCGGTGGTCTTCACCTACATCTATAACACCGGTGACTGGACCCTGACCACGAACTCGGGAGTGAACCTTTCCGGCACCGCTACCGCGAACCTCGCCTTCGACCAACTGCGGGTCGCGAATGGTAGCGGCGGCGACATCAACGTCGATAACCTGGTGGTCGATATCAGCCCGGTTCCGGAGCCGACCGCGCCGCTCCTTCTTGGGCTCGGAGTCGCCGGGTTCGCTTTCCGCCGCGGGCGTTCGAGAAGCCGCGCTTAAGTCTTAAAACAGCACCGGCCACTGCTTGGAGAAGCGGTGGCCGGTGGTGAGTTTTGATCTGCCCTCGCCTTCGTGCTGCCTATCTCTTGATGCGCTCCGATTCGATCTTGCGGATCGTCTCAGAGCGGAGGGTTTCATCTTTGATGCGATCGAGATACGAATCGACCCGGCCGTCACCGGCGATTCCGGAACGATAAGCCAGCGCGGCCGATAGCCGGTCCACCGCGCTCCGGTTCCCGGGAGATTCGAGCAACCTTTCGACGTTTTCGGCTTCGGTCTCATACCACTGCTGGGAAACATAGTCATCGATTATCCCGTTCCCGGGATCCTTAAAGTCTTTGTATTGTGGGCTCAGGTAGGTCTCGATCATTGCCGTCACCCCTTCCGGTGTGTTGGGAGAACGGAGCTTCTCCATCACCCGAAGCGCGCCTCCGAGGATCGAACTCTTCAAATCGGGGGAATCGATCGCGTCGAGCTTGTCGAATTCATTGCCATAGGCGACCCAGCGCGACAGCACCGGCAGGGACAGGCCGCCGGATATTTCTTGGTCGGAGAGCCCTTGGAGTATCGCCAGGAATTCCTGGCCCTTGCGATGGGCGTGAATGTTCATGGCCGCCGACGAGCAGATCTCATCGTATAAGCGCCCGTTCATCCCCCCGGGGGCATACTTGAAGTGGGCGAGGATATCCGTCTCGTGGTCTTTCAACCAGTGGAACTCCCCGACCGGATCCTTCCCCGGTGTCAGCGCCTCCACCAGGCGTTTCTCAATCGAATACCTCCCGATCGGGTCTGTCGTCCCTTCCAAGATGTCCGCGATCTCCTTGAAAGCAACCGATGGATCTCCGGACTCCTCGATCTCGCGCTTGAGACCGTGGATCTTTTTCTCAAGGTCCAAGGCCTCCTGCCGAAGCGAGCTTGTTCGGCTCGCGAGGTCCCGGGATTTGGCAGGCGGCGAATCGCCCCGGAACGCAGATTTGTCCGGCCTGCCAGCTTCTTCCTGCTCGTCGGAGCATTGTATGGTGAGAAGAGAGAAGAGCAGAAGTGCCGCAATGCGGCCCGGCCGACACCTGTGATGAGGAGAAGCACTCACTCCCCGATTCCGATTCTGGATGATGCTTCACGACGGATCGCTTCGCTCTCGATCTGATTCAGATAGGCTTCCCCCTTCTGATCGCCGAATTGGTGTGAACGCGCGGCCAAGGTGGCGAGGAATCGATCGCGGCTTGGTCCGGGCTCCGAGTTGGAGAGTAGCGCTTCAATCTTGCCCAGGTTCGAGGCGTACCAGTCTTCCGTGATCATACCCTCGATGACCTTGTTGCCGGGGTCTTAGAATCGGGCGTAGTCCTCACTCAGATACTTGCCGAGCCTGAAGTTTTCCAAAGGGTTCACTTGCGACAGCGCCGATTCGAACATCGCCTGCTTCAGGTGATCCGGAACCTCGCACCCGGAGATCTTCGAGGTGCCGTTCTGCATCGCACACATCGAGAAGATGTCTAGCATCAGCCTGTTGTTGAGGATCTCGGCCTCGGGCAGTTTCAGGCAGAGATCCAGGAGGTCGTCTCCCTGTCCTGCCATCCTCATCTTCATGAGGAAGCTTCCGGCAGCGTTTTTCAATACGGTGTAGCCGTTTTCAGTGGAAAGCGTGCCATCGTGCCCGCTTGCGAGATCCTTGAAGTTGTCAACTAGGTATCCTTGATAACGGCGCATCCACTCGAGCCCCTGAGCCGCCGAGTCGAACCTGAACATCTCGTTGAAGATGTCGCCGACAAGGACAGAGCGTTCGATAGGCCTCCCTTCGGAGGCGATCATATCGGCCACTTCCTTGAAGACCACGTCGGGATCGTCCGCCGATTCGATATCCTGGCGAATCCTTTGGATTCGTTCCTGCCGGTTCTTGAGCTTTCCGAGGTCGATGTGAGCGAGTCCCCGTGCTGCGGCCGGGCGATGATCCTTCTTGGCGATTTCCGATTTCTCTTCAGACCGAGTTGCACCGCCAGGGGCCGGAGGCGCGGTAGGCTTATCAGATCGGGTGGACCAATAGAAGAGGGCTGCAATCGCGATGAGCCCGATGGCGACACCTGCCGCCCGGCGCTTCCGCGCCGTAGTAGCGGGGCCACGGCTCTCCTGATGGTGCATAGGGAAGAGTTCTTAACGGGTGTCCTTCATGTTGATATGGGGGAGGAGTGCATCCGTCAAGCTGACCGGGGAGTTATGCCTTGGGGGCGGCATGAAAAAGCCCCACGGGCCCGAAGGCCGGTGGGGCTGGAAGTTCCTGAGAACGGATTCAGAGTCGCGCGAGGACGGCATCGCCCATGCCGGTGGTGCCGACTTTGGTTTCACCGGCAGCGCCGGTGGCGATGTCGCCGGTGCGGAAGCCGTCGTCGATGGCCTTGGCCACGGCGGCCTCGATGGCGGCGGCAGCTTCGTTCTCGCCGAGCGAGAAGCGCAGCAGCATCGCGGCGGACAGGATCTGCGCGATCGGGTTTGCGATGCCCTTGCCGGCGATGTCCGGAGCGGAGCCGCCGGAAGGCTCATACATGCCGAAGTAGAGGCCGCCATCCTTCTGCTTGCCGAGCGATGCGGAGGGCAGCATGCCGAGCGAGCCGGAGATCATGGCCATCTCGTCGGAGAGGATATCGCCGAAGAGGTTCTCGGTAACGAGCACGTCGAAAGAGTCGGGGCGGCGGACGAGCTGCATGGCGGCATTGTCCACGTAGAGGTGGCTGAGCTCGACTTCCGGGAAGTCCTTCGCGACTTCCACGGCGGTCTCGCGCCAGAGCACGGAGGTGGCGAGCACGTTCGCCTTGTCCACGGAGACGAGGCGCTTGCCGCGGCCCATGGCGGCGGTGAAGGCGACGCGCAGGATGCGGTCGATCTCGCTCTTGCGGTAGATCATGGTGTCGAAGGCGACGGGCTCGCCATCGCGCTCCTCGCGGCCCTTCGGCTGCCCGAAGTAGACACCGCCGGTGAGCTCGCGCACGCAGAGCACGTCGAAGCCGTTCGGGATGAGCTCGTTCTTCACCGGCGAGGCGTGCGTCAGCGAAGGCAGGCAGACGCCCGGGCGCAGGTTCGCGAAGAGGCCGAAGTGCTTGCGCAGGGGCAGCAGGGCGCCGCGCTCCGGCTGGATGTCCGGCGGCAGGCTTTCCCACTTCGGTCCGCCCACGGAGCCGAAGAGGATGCCATCGCTCTGCTCGCAGGAAGCGATGGTTTCAGGCGGGAGCGGGTGGCCGGTGGCATCGATCGCGGCACCGCCGACGAGGCGCTCCTCGCGGGTGGTGGTGAAGCCGAACTTCGCCTCCACGGCGTCGAGGACGCGGAGGGCTTCGGTCATGACTTCCGGGCCGATCCCGTCGCCGGAGAGGACTGCAATGCGGTAGCTGCGAGACATGGGACGGCGACGCTAGGAGGCGATTTGCGGGCCGCCAAGGGCGGATTGCGGCAAAGCTGCCGGAGGAGGATTACTTAAGGGAGGATGCTGAAAGCCCAATTCACGGCAGGCCCGAGGGCATGGTAATTGGCCTGGCCCTCGGCCCAGCCGCCGCCCGGATGGTGAAAGCACAGGTTCAGGCCCAGAGTGGTCCATGCCCCTGGTCCGGCGGCGGGACTCAGTTGGGTCGTGAAGCTGGCAAGCGGGAAGAAGTAGGCACCACTCGACTGGCTGGCGATGGAGCCGGTGTCGCTAGTGCCATCCGTGGATTGGAAGTTGGAGAGCGTGCCGCTGCCTCCATCGCTGTGGGTCCAGGTGCCACCGCCACTGCCGTTCGGTATCAATGTCAGAGCGTTGCCATTACGATCGCTGATCCGGAGCTGCTTCCCGACGAGAACATTTGCCGTCGGGTTGTAGATGGCCGAGTAGTCGACCTGAGCCACGCTCACGAAGAAGCGCGGCGAGTTGTTATGCGGAACCGGGTAAGTGAATCCGGGGGCTCCATCGCGGCTCCTGACGTGGCGGAAGTAAGTCCAAGTGGAAAGGCTCTGGGAGGAATAGATCAGGTAGTCGGTCTGGAATTGGCGATCGAAGGTAAGCGTGAAGTTCGCTGCGGTGGGAGCGCGCGTGCCGATGACGCGGGCTTGCTCGATCACCGGGAGTTTCAGCGAGGGATCGTTGAGGTTGAAGCTCGCCAAGTCCGGCCCGGAGATCGCGACCGAGTTGATGGTGATGGGCGTGTTCGGTCTTTCGTTGGTGGTGGGGAAAAGCGCCGGGTTGGTGAAGTTGTCGATGATGTCGCGGCCAGAGATTACTTCTCCGAAGATCGAGTGCTTGTCATCAAGGCCCGGAGTGGCGGCGAGCGTGATGAAGAACTGCGAGCCGCCGGTATGGGGCTGCGAGGTCTTCGCCATCGAGAGGAGGTAGCGGCCCGAGTGGCGCAGGGCGGGGTGATACTCGTCCAGGATTACGTAGCCCGGCCCGTCATTCCCCAGTCCGTTCGGCGAGCCGCCTTGGATCACGAAGTCGTGGTCGAGGCGGTGGAAGGTCAGACCGTCATAGTAGGGGCGGGTCGTCTGGATCCGGCCGTTGACGACATTGATCCAAGGCCGCTGGCCGGTGGCGAGTCCGATGAAGTTCGCGCAGGTGCGCGGGGCCTTGTCGTAATCGAGCCGGGCGCGGAAGGTGCCGAGCGGTGCTCCGCCATGAGAGACGGTGAAGTCGGCATAGATCTGGCCATGCGCGGCCGAGACGAGTGCAAGCAGCAGGAAGAGCGTGCGGATCACGCGCGGGATCCTTCACGGATCCCGGCTTGCCTCAAGTTTCGGACTCGGAGGGCTCCCACTCCTCGTAGCCGTCGTCGCGCTGGTCCGTCTCTTCCTTGATCTTGCGCTCCCAAATGTAGCGGCGGAAGAGCACCTTGACCGCGGCGGTGAGGGGGACGGCAAGCAGGGCACCAACGAAGCCGCCGAGGATGAGCGACCAGAAGAGCATCGAGAAGATGACGGTCATCGGGTGCAGGCCGACGGAATCACCCACGATCTTCGGCGCGGTGACGAGGGAGTTGATCTGCTGGACGATCACGAAAATCGCCACCACGGTGCCGACGTAGGTCCATGGATTTGCTCCCAGCCAGCCTTGGTTCTCCGGCACGCTGAAGTGGAACCAGGCGAGCACGCAGGCCGGGATGAGCGTGATGATATTCCCGATGTACGGTATGATGCCGAGGATCGCCATGAGGATGCCGATCAGCAATCCGAGGGGCAGGCCGAAGATGGTGAGGGCGATTCCGACGAGCATGCCATCGATGAAGGCGACCAGCACCTGCCCGCGGAAGAAGGAGATGAGGTAGCGGTTGATCTCGGTCAGGGTCTCGACGAGCTCGGTCTTGAAGCGGGAGGCTTTCAGCGGCACGTAGTCGTGCCAGTGCTCCTTGATCGCAGCGCTCTCGTTCAGGATGTAGTAGAGGTAGATCGGCACCATGAGGAAGCCGAGGGCGAGACCGAGGAAGCCGAGTACCTTGCCGGCACCGCCTTTGATCCAGCCGAAGATCTCGTCGAGGTAGGTTTTCGCCTGCACCCAGAGTTCCGTTTCTTCAAGCAAGATGGGAGGCTCCACACTGCGCTTCTCCCGGAAGGCGGCGTCTAGTTCCGCACCGATGTCGGCCTTCGGCGGATTGACGATTTCCACGCCAAGCTGCTGTTCGGTCTTGGCGGACGCCTCTTGCCAAGGAGCCTTCGGCGGAGCGAGCAGGGGATCAATGAAGGGCTTGGACCACTCGCTCTTGTTGCGGGTGTCGATGAGGATATCGACGATCAGTTCGTCGATCGGCTTCTTGGCCGCGGCGGGATTCTCGGCGATCGCCTGTTGCTCGGCAGGGGTTTGTGCCTGCGCGGTGGCGGCCATGGCCTCGCGCTGCTCTTGGAATTCATGGATCTGCCCGCCGACCAGCGGGATCATGATGGCGACCAGACCGGCGACGAGGAGGGTGAAGGTGGCGAATACCGAAACCACCGACCAGCGGCGCGAGAAGCCGCGCTTCTGGAACAGGCGCACGACCGGGTCCAGCAGGTAGGCGGTGATGGCGGCCACGGCCAGCGGTACCAGGACCGGCTGAAGGAATCCGAAGATCTTTCCGATCAGCCAGATGAGGCCGACAAGGAGCGCGCCGAGCACCAGAATGGAGACGCCGGTAGCGGCATTCCACAGGGTGCGGAGCTGGAATCGGGTGGGGTAACGCGCCATCGCCGGAAGGCTCTAGCAGAATTACGACCGCGGCGGCATGGGAAAATCGCCGCCGGGTTGGAACTGCCGGATTTGCCGGGCCGGTTTAGAGGCGGGAGACCGCATCGGCCACGGCGGCAGCCGCCTTGTCGGCTTCGCCCGGGATGCGGACAGAGTGGACCTGGGTGCCGTCGGCTTGGATGGCGAAGATCTTGCCGCCGTTGAAGTCGATCACGACCTTGGCACCGCTCACGTCTTGCACGGCGGTGAAATCGGTGGCGCTGCGGAAGGCGGAGGCCTCGAAGTTTCCGGAATTCTCGACCGCGGATTGCACCGCGCGGTTGGTACCGACGAAGACGATGCTCACTTCACCGCTGGAGTAGACGGCGGAACCGGCACCGCGGAAGCTTTCCTGCGGGGCAGGGCCGGAGATCATGGGAGCGGCGACGCCCAGCACGACCACCGCGGCGGCGGCGATGCCGAAGGCCGGGGTAGCGAAGAAGGCGCGGACCTTCTCGATCAGGGAAGATTTCTCGACGACCGGGGTCACGACCACGGTCTTGGGCGCGAAGCGAGCCATCAGCTCGTCGGCAAGTCCGGTGGGCATGGCGGGAGCCTTCTCCAGCGCGTAGGCCGGAAGGCTGCGCTGCAGGAGGTCTCGGGTGGAGTGGAGGTGTTCCGGGAGTTCCAAGTGCATGGCTTCAGTGGCTCCAATCGCAATCGCGATTATCCGATTTTCAAAAAACTAAGTTTTCCCTGATTTTCTCCAAGGCTCCTTCCACCAGCTCGCTGATTGCACGGCGGCGGGTGGAATCGGAGGCTCCGGGCTTGATACCCAGCTTGGCGCAGACCTTGTCGTTACGGACCAGATCCTGGACCGTGGCGCTCTGGGAGACGTAGAGCGCGTAGACAAGCTGCCACTCAACCGGGCTCAGGGCCTCTTGGCATTCCTTGTAGATCCTCTCGAAGGTGACGGCCGTGGCGCTTTCGTCCTCAAACTGGCGGGGGCGCTCTGAGTCGCCGGTCAGCACGTCGAAGCTGTCGCCGGTATTCGGTTGGTTCTTCTGGGCACCGCGGCGGCGGTACCAATCGATGGCGCGGAACTGCACGATCTGCGAGTGCAGGGGGATGATCTCCTCAAAGACCGTCGGCTCCTGGATCACGGCCTTGCGCTGGTCATCGCGTTCCCGCACCAACTCGGCGATGGTCTCGATGAAAACGTCTTCCGCGTCGTGGCCCTTGATGCCCTTGCGGC contains:
- a CDS encoding ExbD/TolR family protein, with amino-acid sequence MPVKLQGGSGEDHEDEARIEIVPLIDIMFFLLASFMMVSLTMTQVHRVNLKLPTMATSDKQQKAPPLHLAVDEHGVVTWDTKIVTPSEVTERLKALPPNEDTRVMIAADQNCLHHQVLSIMDAVRAAGIDKVSFETKNPR
- a CDS encoding MotA/TolQ/ExbB proton channel family protein, producing the protein MLSANIVLKLFHEGGWVMWPVAATLFLAITVLIERTVWWIALKRSLRPDAQEQAREALGTGNFDAAWQIGSQGSDPFLTNLNEGMSHAHTSMLAAMHLHATQWIEKSEARMWILGTIITLAPLLGLLGTVVGLMGSFATLGDEELGVTKVTGGIAEALIATAAGLGIAIGCLLPYNYFRKRVSAFRGAFERWINHAELLVQSAKAHGHDLEDFATSRHTKR
- a CDS encoding energy transducer TonB, which codes for MSPLLYAVNIGTLATWITVSGASTVAVAIKVHERLPKLNEAKPAEIELAFLDEEMGSAPPAAPEDAAVSEEDVPQEELPEPEEIPEVPELPEIPEVAELEPLPDIPELPVKADGEIKPKPQPTVAKRTTSDQPKPATRKQTTARRSGPAGSGTGEGAGTARGSGNSQVGSDRWAKLKRRPLRFPETARRSKQEGTVLISLSFDEGGHMVNARIVRATPYSALNEAAMANARTFRVPPGPRATKTQSFTFKLTN
- a CDS encoding PEP-CTERM sorting domain-containing protein, giving the protein MRPSSLGALLCASLILPASSAVVFSDDFSEANGTAIIGKAPDVGNAWTGNAPGITAGSFNTTGAGREAYATFTGALGAGQVLTLSYETLSLPNFFSGGYAGVSLYTAGSERLFTGDAGGSGGNVFWAVDGNAFGLNLSNDNTAATSVVFTYIYNTGDWTLTTNSGVNLSGTATANLAFDQLRVANGSGGDINVDNLVVDISPVPEPTAPLLLGLGVAGFAFRRGRSRSRA
- the leuB gene encoding 3-isopropylmalate dehydrogenase is translated as MSRSYRIAVLSGDGIGPEVMTEALRVLDAVEAKFGFTTTREERLVGGAAIDATGHPLPPETIASCEQSDGILFGSVGGPKWESLPPDIQPERGALLPLRKHFGLFANLRPGVCLPSLTHASPVKNELIPNGFDVLCVRELTGGVYFGQPKGREERDGEPVAFDTMIYRKSEIDRILRVAFTAAMGRGKRLVSVDKANVLATSVLWRETAVEVAKDFPEVELSHLYVDNAAMQLVRRPDSFDVLVTENLFGDILSDEMAMISGSLGMLPSASLGKQKDGGLYFGMYEPSGGSAPDIAGKGIANPIAQILSAAMLLRFSLGENEAAAAIEAAVAKAIDDGFRTGDIATGAAGETKVGTTGMGDAVLARL
- a CDS encoding peptidylprolyl isomerase, coding for MIRTLFLLLALVSAAHGQIYADFTVSHGGAPLGTFRARLDYDKAPRTCANFIGLATGQRPWINVVNGRIQTTRPYYDGLTFHRLDHDFVIQGGSPNGLGNDGPGYVILDEYHPALRHSGRYLLSMAKTSQPHTGGSQFFITLAATPGLDDKHSIFGEVISGRDIIDNFTNPALFPTTNERPNTPITINSVAISGPDLASFNLNDPSLKLPVIEQARVIGTRAPTAANFTLTFDRQFQTDYLIYSSQSLSTWTYFRHVRSRDGAPGFTYPVPHNNSPRFFVSVAQVDYSAIYNPTANVLVGKQLRISDRNGNALTLIPNGSGGGTWTHSDGGSGTLSNFQSTDGTSDTGSIASQSSGAYFFPLASFTTQLSPAAGPGAWTTLGLNLCFHHPGGGWAEGQANYHALGPAVNWAFSILP
- a CDS encoding AI-2E family transporter — its product is MARYPTRFQLRTLWNAATGVSILVLGALLVGLIWLIGKIFGFLQPVLVPLAVAAITAYLLDPVVRLFQKRGFSRRWSVVSVFATFTLLVAGLVAIMIPLVGGQIHEFQEQREAMAATAQAQTPAEQQAIAENPAAAKKPIDELIVDILIDTRNKSEWSKPFIDPLLAPPKAPWQEASAKTEQQLGVEIVNPPKADIGAELDAAFREKRSVEPPILLEETELWVQAKTYLDEIFGWIKGGAGKVLGFLGLALGFLMVPIYLYYILNESAAIKEHWHDYVPLKASRFKTELVETLTEINRYLISFFRGQVLVAFIDGMLVGIALTIFGLPLGLLIGILMAILGIIPYIGNIITLIPACVLAWFHFSVPENQGWLGANPWTYVGTVVAIFVIVQQINSLVTAPKIVGDSVGLHPMTVIFSMLFWSLILGGFVGALLAVPLTAAVKVLFRRYIWERKIKEETDQRDDGYEEWEPSESET